The DNA window CTCGCCACGGAACGCCGGGGCGAGCACCCCACCCCCGTCTACCGACCCGAGGACCGCCGGGAGCTGGGCGCCGAACTGATCATCAGAAGATCCTGCGGCTGCTGACCGCAGCCGTCTCCGCCGCCGGCCCGGGCCGGTGGCCCCCGGCTCCGGCGCAGGTTCCACCGACCCGAACGGTCGCCTCCCAACCATTCCCCGCCCCACGGAGAACAGCTCATGAACCGTATCGCGCGCACCGTCGCCGTCCTTTCCCTCGCCGTCACCACCGCTCTCGCCTCCGCCGCCTGCACCTCCGGGGACAGCGAGGTCGCCGACAAGCCCAAGAAGATCGAGAAGATCGGGCTGATGGTCCAGGACATGTCCAACCCGTTCTTCTCGGCGATGGACAAGGGCGCCAAGGAGGCCGCCGCGAAGATCGGCGCCACCACCAACACCCAGGACGCCCAGCTCGACCTCGCCAACCAGAACAACCAGATCGACACGTTCATCCAGCAGGGGGTCGACCTGATCGTCGTCAGCGCCGTCGACGAGAACGGCATCCAGCCGGCGATCGAGCGGGCCAAGCGGGCCGGCATCATCGTGATCGCCGTGGACACCCCGGCCAAGGGCGCCGACGCGGTCATCATGACCGACGCCGTGCAGGCCGGCGAGAAGTCCTGCGAGTACCTGATCCAGCAGCTGGGCGGCAAGGGCAACATCCTGCTCGTCGACGGCACCCCGATCCAGACCATCCGGGACCGGATCACCGGCTGTAACAACGTGGTGAAGAAGAACCCGGGGATCAAGGTGGTCGGCCAGCAGGCGTCCAAGAACGACCGCGCCTCCGGGCTCGCCGTCACCACCGACATGCTCACCGCGACCCCCGACGTGCAGGGCATCTTCGGGATGAACGACCCCTCGGCGCTCGGCGCGGTGCTCGCCGTCGAGCAGGCCAAGGCCGCCGGCCGGATCAAGGTGACCGGCGTCGACGGCAGCCCCGAGGGCGTCGCCGAACTCAAGCGCGCCGGCCTCACCGTTCGTCGGGACCGCCACCCAGAACCCGGCCGAGATGGTGCGCCGGGCGGTCGAGGTGGCCCAGGGCATCGTCGACGGCAAGCCGCCGGCGCAGACCACGATCCTCATCCCGAGCGAGCTCGTCACCCCGGACACCGTCAACGAATACCAGGGCTGTTGACTTCCTCTGCCCCCTGAAGAGGGCAGATTCCTGGCGGCGCTCATGCGGCACGCCGGGTGGTTGACGCTTCGCAGCCCACAGGTGCGGGGCTCCACGTCCGTACACGACCAAGCCCGGCCGCGTTGAGAATGTTCAGGGCCGCGTTGGTGTCGGCGTGGTCGAGGTGCCCGCACGAGGTACAGGTGAACACGACGCCGTGACGGGAGCGGGGGTCACGGTGCCCGCAGGTTGAGCACGTTTGCGACGTGTACGCTGCTGGCACTTTCAGCAGTTGCCCGCCCCGCTCGGCCAGCTTGTACGCCAGCAGTTCAACGGTGCGTGCGTGGGCCTCGTTGAGCATGACCCGGTTCAGCCCGGCCTTCTGCCGCACGTTGCGGCCCGGCTCGGCGATGGCGCCTCTCGCAGAGCGGGTCATGTTTTCCACCCGCAGTTCTTCCACCGCCACGATGCCGTACCTTCCGGCGATGGTCGTGGTGGTCTTGTGCTGCCAGTCGTAGCGGCGGCGCTTGGCTCTCGCGCGTAACCCCGCGATCTGGGCGTAGGTGCGGTGCAGACGGTTCGACGTACGCTCGAACGGATTGCGGGCCCGCTTCTGCCGGGCGGCCTTGCGTTCCAGCCGCAGCAGCCGTTCGGCCTCCTTCGGCCGCAACCACGGTCCGTGGTGCTGGTCGTTGCCGTCGGACAGGGCCAGGGCGACGTTGACGCCCCGGTCGATCCCGACGGCGGGCCCCTGGTGCCGCGCTGGTGTCCCCACCTCCACTTCGGTGCGGAACACGATGTGCCAGCCGAGCGCGTCCCTGACGAGCCGGCCGCCGGTGGTGCGGCCGGGTTCACGGCCGACGCCGGGGATCGGCCCGGACCAGCGGAACCGGACCACGCCGGCTTTCGGGATGCGCACCTGACCGACGCGGCGGGACAGGCGGGTGATCGCGAGGTCTCGTCCCTGCGGCACGTCAACGGACATGCGTGACCGTAGGCGGGCTTTGAACTCCGGTACGGACGCCCGGCCTTCCCAGCAGTTTCTCCACGCCCGCACGTACGTTTTCAACACCTGCTGTGCGGCCTGCGCGGGCAGGTCCGCGAGCCACGGGATGTCCTTGCGTGCCTGCCGGATCGCTTCATCGGCCTGCTTCAGTGTGGGGCGTCGGTCGCGTCCGCCGCCCCACGTCCACCACCCGTGCAGCAGGTTCCACATCGTACGGGCCGCGTGGCCCTGAATGTCGAGTGCGGCGGCCTGCTCCGCAGTGGGGGCGAGACGACGTACGTATCCGTGGTTGATCTTCACGACGCGCCTCTCTTCCTCCACGGCCGCTCCCACTGGGTTTCGATGTACTTCTGGATGGTTACGGCGGACACGTTGCCGACCGACGACACGAAGTACGACCGGGACCACAGGGTTGGCAGCCGGCTGCGCAGGTGAGAGAACTCGTCGCGAAGCACCCGCGAGGTGAAGCCCTTGAACTGGTTCGCGATGTACGACGGCGAAGCGTTCGGGTCGGCCCGGACGAACAAGTGCACGTGGTCGGGCATGACTTCCAGCGCCACGATCGACCAGCCATGCTCGTCACACTTCTGCCCGATCAGGTCCCGCAGACGTTCGGCGACTGGGCCGACGAGCACGGGGCGGCGGTACTTCGGGCACCACACCACGTGGTATCCGAGGCTGTACACCGCCCCACGGTTCGTCTGATATTCGACCACGAACCTAGTATACGCATGGCACACAACTAACAGAGCAGCATCAGGGCAGCGATTCACCCGCCGCCTGAACACGGCAGCCCTCTCGCCTCAAATCGGTAGTTGTCCGCCACGGTGCGGCGCCGTCGCCGGCGCCGCACCGACCGGGAGCGAAGAGGGCACCAGATGACCAGGTCGGATCGCCAGCCGCTGCTGCGGTTGGACGGGATCAGCAAGCGCTTCGGCGCCACCCAGGCGCTGCGCGGAGTGGACTTCGAGCTGCGGGCCGGCGAGGTGCACGCCCTGATGGGCGAGAACGGCGCCGGCAAGTCGACCCTGATGAAGATCCTGGCTGGCAACGTGCGCCGGGACACGGGCCGCATCCTCATCGACGGGGAGGAGGTGGAGATCGCCTCACCCGCCGACGCCGTACGGCACGGCATCGCCGTCATCCACCAGGAGCTCAACACGGTGCCGGCGATGACCGTGGCGGAGAACCTCGCCCTCGGCCGGGAGCCGCGCACCCGCTACGGCGCACTCGACCGGCGGGCCATGACGGAGGCCGCCCGGCGCAAGCTCGCCCGGATCGGCGCGCGCATCGACCCGCGGCGGGAGTTGGGCGGGCTCAGCGTCGGCATGCAGCAGCTGGTGGAGATCGCCCGCGCGGTCAGCGAGAACGCCCGCATCCTGGTGCTCGACGAGCCGACCGCCGCGCTGTCGCGGGGCGAGGCGAGGCGGAGCAGCTCTACCGGATCATCGGGGAGATGCGCGCGGCCGGATCGAGGTCGTGGAACGGGGCCCGGTGCTGCACCACTACCGCATGCACGGCACCATCCCGGACGGCCTCCTGCCCGAGCTGCGGGGCAAGCGGTTCGCGATCGACTGGTGGTTCACCCACGGCACCCCGTACTTCCGCCGCCGCTACCACGTCGACGACTTCCGTACGGTCGTCAACGGCCGGTCCGTGACCAACAAGATCACGGTCGGCGACGAGTTCGAGGGCGGCCCGGGCGAGCTGGTGTTCGACCGGTTCGCGGCGTACGGCGGCACCCGCTACCGGGCCGGCGACCCGTACGCGCGGCAGCTGGTGCGGATGGTGCAGGAGACCGTCGCCGACTCGACCGCCACCTCGGCGAAGTTCGCCGCGTTCCGGGAGCTGCTGACCGGCGACATCGAGGCGGCGCACTGGGACCTGTACTGGCGGCTGTTCTGCGCCTGGGAGGGCGCCCTGGACACCGACGAGATCCGCCAGCGGCTGGCCCGCGTACGGGCCGACTCGCACGTCCTGGCCGACCTGCCCGAGCGCGCCTGGACGCTGACCGACCAGCCGGTGGACGTCTCCGCCGCGCCGGACGAGACCATCTTCCCGGGCGCGGCGGACAAGACCGTCGAGTTCCACAGCCGGCTGGGCCGGGCGATGGTGTGGTGGACCTCCGCGCCGTCCGGGGCGTTCCAGATCGTCCAGCGCCGCCAGTCCGGCTGGGTCAACTGGGGCACCAACGGCGAGAACGAGTGCCCCGAGCTGCCGGTCGGCGTCGAGATCAAGACCGCGTACGGCATGTTCCGGGACACCTGGCGGGCCGTCGCGGCGCAGCTGGAGACACCCGTGACCGTCGCCGTCTTCGATGTCGACTGAGCCCGGCCCGGCGGGCGGCCTGCTCGTGGTCGGCGAGGCGCTGGTGGACGTGGTGCACGGCCGGGACGGCTCGGTGCGGCGGCACCCGGGCGGCAGCCCGGCCAACGTGGCGGTCGGCCTGGCCCGGCTCGACCGGCCGGTGCACCTGCTCACCCGCACCGGCGACGACCCGGACGGCGCGCTGGTCCGCGGGCACCTGCGGGCGGCCGGCGTCCGGCTGGTCGGCGGCGGGGTCGACGGCCGCCGCACCGCGACCGCCGCGGCGTTCCTCGACGCCACCGGCGCGGCCCGGTACGAGTTCGACCTGCACTGGGAACTGCCGGGCGACCCACCGTTGCCCGAGCCGATCCTCGCCCTGCACGTCGGGTCGGTCGGCGCCTACCTGGAGCCGGGCGCGGGCGCCGTCGGGCGGATCGTGCGCGACCTGCGCGGCCGGGCCACGGTCAGCTACGACCCGAACGTCCGACCGGCCCTGGCCGCCGACCCGGGCCGGGCCCGGGACCGGATCGCCGCGACGGTGGCGCTCAGCGACGTGGTCAAGGTCAGCGACGAGGACCTGGCCTGGCTGCGGCCGGGCGTCGCGCCGGAGGCGGTGGCGGCCGAGTGGCTCGCGTCCGGCCCGGCCGTCGTCGTGGTGACCCAGGGGGCGCGGGGGTCGTTCGCCCTCAGCCGGGACGGGGTGACCCGCGCACCCGCGCGACCGGTGACCGTCGTCGACACGGTCGGCGCGGGGGACGCGTTCACCGTGGTCCTGCTCGACACCCTGGCCTCGGCCGGCCTGTTGGGGGCCGGGCAGCGCGCCGCGCTGCGGGAGGTCGACGGCCCGGCGCTGCGCGGGGTGCTCGACCACGCGGCGAGGCTGTCCGCGTACGTCTGCGCCCGGCCGGGCGCCCAGTCGCCCACCCGGGCGGAGCTGTCCGCGGGCTGACCGCCGGCGTCACCGGGGCCCAGTCGGCCGCCCCGCCGTCGGCGCGTAGCTTGGTGTGGCAGACGTCGCCGTCGGCAAAGACCGGGTGCCGGTGACCTTCCAGACCTTCCCGTTGGCCTTGGCCAGCAGGTACAGCTCGCCCGCGGCGTCGGTGCCGAAGCGCAGGTCGACCCGCGCCGGGTCGCCGGGCGCGCCGGGGCCGGAGAGGTCCTGCATCCGCACCGCGTTGCCGGCGGCGTCGAACAGGGCGAGCCGGTGGATCGGGGCGAGGCCGGCACCCCGGCGCATCTCGTTCGCCTCGGTGTAGAGGACGCGGCCGTCAACCAGGTCGCCGAAGACGTACTTGCCGCGCAGCGCGGGCAGGTCGTGCCCCCGGTAGACGAAGCCGCCGGCCACCGCGACGCCGAGGTCCGAGGTGCAGTCCCAGCCGGGCGGCGGGTCGTGGTCGTACGCCGCGACGGGGTACGTGTAGCCGTACCGCTCATCGTCGGCGGGCAGCGGCAGCAGCTTGTCGCAGGGGTTGGTGGCCGCCTTGTCGAAGACGTACGACCCCTCGCGCTCGCTCCAGCCGAAGTTGTCGCCGGCGCGCACCTCGTCGATCGCCTCGACGGCGTGCTCGCCGATGTGGCCCAGGAACATCCGGCCCGTGGCCAAGTCCCAGCTGAACCGGTGCGGGTCGCGGAAGCCGACGGCGTAGATCTCGCCGAGCGCGCCGTTCCGGCCGACAAACGGGTTGGCCGGCGGAATGCCGTACCGCCCGTTGGCGGAGTCGGTGCCGCGGGGGTCGATGCGCAGCAGCTTGCCGTGCGGCATGCCCAGGTTCTGCGGGTCGCCGTTGCGCACGCCCAGGCCGCCGTCGCCGACGGCGACGTACAGCAGCCCGTAGTCGGCGTCGTCGGGCTTCGCCGTGGGGTTGAAGTTGATTTCCTGGACGCCGTGGATCGGCCCGCCGAACCCGATGCGCAGCACCTCACGATGGGTGCCGGCGAAGGTGTCGGCGGCGGGGTCGGCGGCCGTCCACTCGGTGATGACGCCGTGGTAGATGGTGCCGGACTGGGCGTAGTCGGGCACCTTCCTGGTCGCGGACGCCTGCTCGGTGTGCAGGGTGTAGAACCGGCCGTTGCTGCCGAACTCGGGGTGGAACGTGACGTAGCCGAAGCCCTGGCCGAGGCCCCGGCCGGAGAAGAACCGCGGCGCGAAGGTCGCGGCCACGTCGAGGTAGACGTGCGGCACGCCGTTCTTGACCAGGTAGAGGTTGCCGTTGAGGTCGGGCACGGCCCGGCGTCCGGAGCCGTCGGGTAGCTCCATGATCGTGTTGATCCGGGCGGTCCGCATGAGCCGCTGGTCGACCGGCGCCGGGGTGGGCGTCGACCGCGGGAAGCTGGCGTACTCGCTCAGCACCAGCCCGAGCCGGGACTGGGCGGGCATCTTGGGGACGGGATCGTAGACGGCGTCGGTGGCGGGCCCGGCGGACACCGCGACCAGGATGGACAGGACGAGGGCGGCGGCCGTGAGCCCGGCCGCCGCCAGCACCGGCCGGCGGGTCGTCGGTGTGCGCACGGTGTTCTCCTTCTCGATGGGACGGTGCCGAGGATAGTCACCGAACCATGTGGTGGTACTGCTTGGCGACATCGTCCGGGGAGAGGACGCTGTCGAGAAACATCAGGCCGTCCATCCGGCAGTCGCAGGGGTTGGCCTCCCGGGTGTCCTGCGGGAAGCTCCCGCCGATCTTGATGCCGCGCGGGTCGGAAGCGGTGGTGACGTGCGGGCCGGGCCCGGACACGCGCCACGGGTCGTCGTCACGGGTGTAGAAGCCCGCCACCGGCTGACCGTCGCGGTACAGCGCCATGGCGCCCGTGGCGAAGTCGAAGGTGGCGGCGAGGTGCACCCACTCGCCCTTGGGCAGCAGGGTACGCCAGTCCTCGGCGGCGGCGAACGTCTGCGAGTTGCCCCCGTCGAGGCGCCGGCCGAACGCGACCAGGCGCAGCTCGCCGTGGACGTCGATGAGTTCGAGCAGCGCCCGCACGCCGTGCCCGTCGGAGTCGCCGGTCAGCACCCCGGCCAGCCCGATCGCGTGGTAGCGGTCGTCGAGGTCGGCGGTGCTGGAGTTGGGCGCCGGGCCGTCCATCTCCCGCTTGAACCACCCCAGCACGGTGGTCGCGCTGGTCCCGGCGAACGCCCGCAGGGTCCCCACGCCGCTGGCCGACCAGGTGCCGGCCTTCCAGTCGTCGTTGCCGGCCGTGGCCGGGTTGATCTGCCGGGTCTGCAGCGCGTCGCCGCTGCCCGGGTACGCGTGGTCCGGTACGCGCATCGCAGCGCCGCCGTTGATCAGCTCGATCTCGGTGCCGGAGCGGCCCTGGTCGCGTTCGAGGGCAGGGTCGCCCTCGACGGGGTGGTCGAAGTCGTAGAAGGCGACCAGGTGCGGTCGCAGGGCCGGGTGCACCCGGGGGCGGTCGGGATCCGCCTGCACGGGTGGCACTTCGGCACAGGCCGTCAGGCCCACCGTCAGTAGAGCGGCGGTGAGGGCGGCGGCTCGTCCTGGTCTGGTCAACGCGTACGGCCTTTCGTCGTATCCCGTCGGGCACGTGATCGCTTACGTGCCCGAGCTGGGGGTCGGCCAGCAGGTCTGTTCTGCGTCATGCAACCGCGAAGGTGAGGCGTCCGCCGATGCGACAGATTGAAATCAGATGGCCTGTCCTGGATGGCATCGCGGTTCCTGCTCCGCACGGCGGTGACGAACGGTCAGGGACGACTGATGTACCCGCAGCGTTGAAGGAATCCGACGCACCCCATCCAAAGAACGTTTGCGCACGGCCAGCGGTTCGGTGCGATCTATGTTTTCGCTGACCCGGCCCAGGAGGCGACCAACGCCACGGTGGCCACCACCGCGCCGGGCGCCGGCAACCCGACCGCCCACCGCACCTGGCCGGCGACCATCATCCCGCTGTTCGTCGCCGCGTTCGCCACCTACGCGTTCAGCTGGATGGAGTTCCCCGGCCGCGACCTGCTCTTCGTGGTGGTCGTCGGGCTGCTGGTCGTCCCGCTCCAGACCACGGCACAGGCCCACGGCACCCGAATCGCGAACCGGCCCGCCGGCACCCTCGGCCGGGTCGGCTGCTTCTCCACCCACGACCGCAAGCTCCTGTCCACCGGCGAAGGCGGCTTCCTCCTGACCAACGACCGCGAGCTCGCCGACCGCATCGACCGCTACACCCACCTCGGACACCTACGCGGCGGCCACGGCGTCAACTACAAACTGGCCGGCCCACTCGCCGCCATCGGCATGCGCCGCCTGACCCAACTCGACACCCAGCTCGACCGTCGGCGCCGCAACGCCGAACGGATCCTCGCCGCCCTGCCCGCTGGCGGCCTGCTGCGCGAGCTGCCGTACGGCGTGCAGGACAAACCGAACTACTACCACCTCGTGCTCCTCGCTACCAGCCGCGCCACCGATGTCGCCAGAGCCTTCCAGGCTGCGGGACTGCCGCCGGACTCGATCCGATGGCGGTACCGGCCGCTCTACCACCAGCAGCTGTTCCAAACACACGCCACGAGGTGCCCAAACGCCGAACGCCTCGCCACGAACACCATCCAACTGCCCGTTCACCCCCACCTGCCCGAGGCGACGGTAGCGTGGATGGCCGACCAAGCGGCCCAAGTCGCCCGAGGGGA is part of the Micromonospora olivasterospora genome and encodes:
- a CDS encoding substrate-binding domain-containing protein: MNRIARTVAVLSLAVTTALASAACTSGDSEVADKPKKIEKIGLMVQDMSNPFFSAMDKGAKEAAAKIGATTNTQDAQLDLANQNNQIDTFIQQGVDLIVVSAVDENGIQPAIERAKRAGIIVIAVDTPAKGADAVIMTDAVQAGEKSCEYLIQQLGGKGNILLVDGTPIQTIRDRITGCNNVVKKNPGIKVVGQQASKNDRASGLAVTTDMLTATPDVQGIFGMNDPSALGAVLAVEQAKAAGRIKVTGVDGSPEGVAELKRAGLTVRRDRHPEPGRDGAPGGRGGPGHRRRQAAGADHDPHPERARHPGHRQRIPGLLTSSAP
- a CDS encoding RNA-guided endonuclease InsQ/TnpB family protein, whose protein sequence is MEEERRVVKINHGYVRRLAPTAEQAAALDIQGHAARTMWNLLHGWWTWGGGRDRRPTLKQADEAIRQARKDIPWLADLPAQAAQQVLKTYVRAWRNCWEGRASVPEFKARLRSRMSVDVPQGRDLAITRLSRRVGQVRIPKAGVVRFRWSGPIPGVGREPGRTTGGRLVRDALGWHIVFRTEVEVGTPARHQGPAVGIDRGVNVALALSDGNDQHHGPWLRPKEAERLLRLERKAARQKRARNPFERTSNRLHRTYAQIAGLRARAKRRRYDWQHKTTTTIAGRYGIVAVEELRVENMTRSARGAIAEPGRNVRQKAGLNRVMLNEAHARTVELLAYKLAERGGQLLKVPAAYTSQTCSTCGHRDPRSRHGVVFTCTSCGHLDHADTNAALNILNAAGLGRVRTWSPAPVGCEASTTRRAA
- the tnpA gene encoding IS200/IS605 family transposase, translated to MVEYQTNRGAVYSLGYHVVWCPKYRRPVLVGPVAERLRDLIGQKCDEHGWSIVALEVMPDHVHLFVRADPNASPSYIANQFKGFTSRVLRDEFSHLRSRLPTLWSRSYFVSSVGNVSAVTIQKYIETQWERPWRKRGAS
- a CDS encoding carbohydrate kinase family protein, with amino-acid sequence MSTEPGPAGGLLVVGEALVDVVHGRDGSVRRHPGGSPANVAVGLARLDRPVHLLTRTGDDPDGALVRGHLRAAGVRLVGGGVDGRRTATAAAFLDATGAARYEFDLHWELPGDPPLPEPILALHVGSVGAYLEPGAGAVGRIVRDLRGRATVSYDPNVRPALAADPGRARDRIAATVALSDVVKVSDEDLAWLRPGVAPEAVAAEWLASGPAVVVVTQGARGSFALSRDGVTRAPARPVTVVDTVGAGDAFTVVLLDTLASAGLLGAGQRAALREVDGPALRGVLDHAARLSAYVCARPGAQSPTRAELSAG
- a CDS encoding PQQ-dependent sugar dehydrogenase produces the protein MRTPTTRRPVLAAAGLTAAALVLSILVAVSAGPATDAVYDPVPKMPAQSRLGLVLSEYASFPRSTPTPAPVDQRLMRTARINTIMELPDGSGRRAVPDLNGNLYLVKNGVPHVYLDVAATFAPRFFSGRGLGQGFGYVTFHPEFGSNGRFYTLHTEQASATRKVPDYAQSGTIYHGVITEWTAADPAADTFAGTHREVLRIGFGGPIHGVQEINFNPTAKPDDADYGLLYVAVGDGGLGVRNGDPQNLGMPHGKLLRIDPRGTDSANGRYGIPPANPFVGRNGALGEIYAVGFRDPHRFSWDLATGRMFLGHIGEHAVEAIDEVRAGDNFGWSEREGSYVFDKAATNPCDKLLPLPADDERYGYTYPVAAYDHDPPPGWDCTSDLGVAVAGGFVYRGHDLPALRGKYVFGDLVDGRVLYTEANEMRRGAGLAPIHRLALFDAAGNAVRMQDLSGPGAPGDPARVDLRFGTDAAGELYLLAKANGKVWKVTGTRSLPTATSATPSYAPTAGRPTGPR
- a CDS encoding LamG domain-containing protein, whose product is MQADPDRPRVHPALRPHLVAFYDFDHPVEGDPALERDQGRSGTEIELINGGAAMRVPDHAYPGSGDALQTRQINPATAGNDDWKAGTWSASGVGTLRAFAGTSATTVLGWFKREMDGPAPNSSTADLDDRYHAIGLAGVLTGDSDGHGVRALLELIDVHGELRLVAFGRRLDGGNSQTFAAAEDWRTLLPKGEWVHLAATFDFATGAMALYRDGQPVAGFYTRDDDPWRVSGPGPHVTTASDPRGIKIGGSFPQDTREANPCDCRMDGLMFLDSVLSPDDVAKQYHHMVR
- a CDS encoding DegT/DnrJ/EryC1/StrS family aminotransferase codes for the protein MATTAPGAGNPTAHRTWPATIIPLFVAAFATYAFSWMEFPGRDLLFVVVVGLLVVPLQTTAQAHGTRIANRPAGTLGRVGCFSTHDRKLLSTGEGGFLLTNDRELADRIDRYTHLGHLRGGHGVNYKLAGPLAAIGMRRLTQLDTQLDRRRRNAERILAALPAGGLLRELPYGVQDKPNYYHLVLLATSRATDVARAFQAAGLPPDSIRWRYRPLYHQQLFQTHATRCPNAERLATNTIQLPVHPHLPEATVAWMADQAAQVARGETAA